CATTTAATAAGGTTTTAGATAAAATTGAAGATATGGGATATCAAAATATATTATTATATGGAGCAGGTGTTGTTGGAGGTATTGTATTAAAAGTATTAACAAGTGAAAATATTAATGTTATTGGGTTTATTGATGATTCTATTTCAAAACAAGGAGATAAAATCCATGGTATTAATATATATTCTCCAAAAGAAGTAAAGAACATGGAATATGATATGATTATTATTGCTTCATTTAGACATTCTGAAGATATATTAAAAAATGCTAGAGAAAATGAATTATCAAACATATATATATTTAATATAGATGAAACAGGAAATGTTTCATTAGAAAAGGGGGAGTAATATGAAAATACCTTTATTTGATATGACTAGGCAATATGAATCTTTTAGAGATGAAGTTTTAA
This genomic stretch from Marinitoga litoralis harbors:
- a CDS encoding MarR family winged helix-turn-helix transcriptional regulator gives rise to the protein MFNFEDYTFFNPSPNFRELMILQIISKNENVSQEMIAKTVGIVPSMVNRYLKDFEDKKYIIKTGENRRKMNYEITADGKKRLQFLTVSFINEVSKIYAETKKSFNKVLDKIEDMGYQNILLYGAGVVGGIVLKVLTSENINVIGFIDDSISKQGDKIHGINIYSPKEVKNMEYDMIIIASFRHSEDILKNARENELSNIYIFNIDETGNVSLEKGE